Proteins encoded in a region of the Pseudomonas sp. PDNC002 genome:
- the folP gene encoding dihydropteroate synthase, translated as MSSLYHPTRLPCGNRVLDLTRPHVMGILNVTPDSFSDGGRFDQLEAALRHAAEMVEAGATLIDIGGESTRPGARVVSPTEELERVAPVVEAIVRELDVVISVDTSTPAVMRETARLGAGLINDVRSLQRDGALDAAVDTGLPVCLMHMRGEPGNMQDDPRYADILEEVRGFLEERIAACAAVGIARERIVIDPGFGFAKTQSHNLNLFRQMDRLMEMGCPLLVGVSRKSMIGRALGREVGERLYGSLALAALAVSKGASIIRVHDVAETVDVVRMIHAVESAKEEGMSA; from the coding sequence ATGAGTTCGTTGTACCACCCGACCCGGTTGCCTTGCGGCAACCGGGTTCTTGATTTAACGCGCCCGCATGTCATGGGCATCCTCAATGTCACCCCTGACTCCTTCTCTGACGGCGGGCGCTTTGACCAGCTCGAAGCGGCGTTACGCCATGCTGCGGAGATGGTCGAGGCCGGCGCCACGCTGATCGATATTGGCGGCGAGTCGACCCGTCCCGGGGCGCGAGTGGTCTCGCCCACCGAAGAGCTGGAGCGTGTCGCGCCAGTCGTCGAGGCCATCGTCCGCGAGCTGGACGTGGTGATTTCCGTGGACACGTCCACGCCCGCCGTGATGCGCGAAACAGCGCGACTCGGCGCGGGGCTGATCAACGATGTGCGTTCCCTGCAACGCGACGGCGCCCTGGATGCGGCTGTCGACACCGGTCTGCCGGTCTGCCTGATGCACATGCGAGGCGAGCCGGGAAACATGCAGGACGATCCGCGTTACGCGGATATCCTCGAGGAAGTCCGCGGCTTCCTCGAGGAGCGCATCGCAGCCTGTGCAGCTGTTGGCATCGCTCGGGAAAGGATCGTCATCGATCCCGGCTTCGGTTTCGCCAAGACCCAGAGTCACAACCTGAACCTGTTCCGGCAGATGGACAGGTTGATGGAAATGGGGTGCCCGTTGTTGGTTGGCGTGTCGCGCAAAAGCATGATTGGCCGCGCACTGGGTCGCGAAGTGGGTGAACGCCTGTACGGCAGTCTCGCCCTTGCCGCGCTCGCGGTAAGCAAGGGCGCCAGTATCATCCGTGTCCATGACGTCGCCGAGACGGTGGATGTGGTTCGAATGATTCACGCAGTGGAAAGTGCAAAGGAAGAGGGGATGTCCGCATGA
- the ftsH gene encoding ATP-dependent zinc metalloprotease FtsH, which translates to MAKNLILWLIIAAVLVTVMNNFSSPSEPQTLNYSDFIQQVKDGKVERVTVDGYVITGKRQDGDTFKTIRPAIQDNGLIGDLVNNNVVVEGKQPEQQSIWTQLLVASFPILVIIAVFMFFMRQMQGGGGGRGGPMSFGKSKARLLSEDQVKTTFADVAGCDEAKEEVSELVEFLRDPGKFQRLGGRIPRGVLMVGPPGTGKTLLAKAIAGEAKVPFFTISGSDFVEMFVGVGASRVRDMFDQAKKHAPCIIFIDEIDAVGRHRGAGLGGGHDEREQTLNQLLVEMDGFEMNDGIIVIAATNRPDVLDPALLRPGRFDRQVVVGLPDIRGREQILKVHMRKVPLGDNVDPGVIARGTPGFSGADLANLVNEASLFAARSNKRIVDMREFELAKDKIMMGAERKTMVMSEKEKKNTAFHEAGHAIVGRLVPEHDPVYKVSIIPRGRALGVTMFLPEEDRYSLSKRALESQICSLFGGRIAEEMTLGFEGVTTGASNDIMRATQLARNMVTKWGLSEKLGPLMYAEEEGEVFLGRSAGGQHSNISGETAKLIDQEVRRIIDDCYGTAKRLLEENRDKLDMMADALMKYETIDADQIDDIMAGRDPREPRDWQGGNSGSSGSATAPRDEGGRQDNPIGGPAGEH; encoded by the coding sequence ATGGCAAAGAACCTGATTCTGTGGCTGATCATCGCGGCGGTACTCGTCACCGTGATGAATAACTTCTCCAGCCCGAGCGAGCCGCAGACGCTCAACTATTCGGACTTCATCCAACAGGTGAAGGACGGCAAGGTCGAGCGCGTGACCGTCGACGGCTACGTCATCACCGGCAAGCGCCAGGATGGCGACACCTTCAAGACCATCCGCCCGGCGATCCAGGACAATGGCCTGATCGGTGACCTGGTCAACAACAACGTCGTTGTTGAAGGCAAGCAGCCCGAGCAGCAGAGCATCTGGACCCAGCTGCTGGTCGCGAGCTTCCCGATCCTGGTGATCATCGCGGTCTTCATGTTCTTCATGCGCCAGATGCAGGGCGGCGGTGGCGGTCGCGGCGGCCCGATGAGCTTCGGCAAGAGCAAGGCGCGCCTGTTGTCGGAAGACCAGGTCAAGACCACCTTCGCTGACGTCGCCGGTTGCGACGAGGCCAAGGAAGAAGTCAGTGAGCTCGTGGAGTTCCTCCGCGATCCGGGCAAGTTCCAGCGCCTGGGCGGCCGCATTCCGCGCGGCGTGCTGATGGTCGGCCCGCCCGGTACCGGTAAGACCCTGCTCGCCAAGGCCATCGCCGGCGAGGCAAAGGTGCCGTTCTTCACCATTTCCGGTTCGGACTTCGTGGAAATGTTCGTCGGCGTGGGCGCCTCCCGCGTTCGCGACATGTTCGACCAGGCCAAGAAGCATGCGCCCTGCATCATCTTCATCGACGAGATCGACGCTGTCGGCCGCCATCGTGGCGCCGGCCTGGGTGGCGGTCACGACGAACGCGAACAGACCCTCAACCAGTTGCTGGTTGAGATGGATGGCTTCGAGATGAATGACGGCATCATCGTCATCGCCGCGACCAACCGTCCGGACGTTCTCGACCCCGCGCTGCTGCGTCCGGGCCGCTTCGACCGTCAGGTGGTGGTCGGCCTGCCGGACATCCGTGGGCGTGAGCAGATCCTTAAAGTGCACATGCGCAAGGTGCCGCTGGGCGATAACGTCGACCCAGGCGTGATCGCGCGCGGTACTCCGGGCTTCTCCGGTGCCGACCTGGCCAACCTGGTCAACGAGGCTTCGCTGTTCGCCGCTCGTTCCAACAAGCGCATTGTGGACATGCGTGAGTTCGAACTGGCCAAGGACAAGATCATGATGGGCGCCGAGCGCAAGACCATGGTCATGTCCGAGAAGGAGAAGAAGAACACCGCGTTCCACGAAGCCGGCCACGCCATCGTCGGTCGCCTCGTGCCGGAACACGACCCGGTCTACAAGGTTTCCATCATTCCGCGCGGCCGCGCCCTGGGCGTGACCATGTTCCTGCCGGAAGAGGACCGCTACAGCCTGTCCAAGCGCGCCCTGGAAAGCCAGATCTGCTCGCTGTTCGGTGGCCGTATCGCCGAAGAGATGACCCTAGGCTTCGAGGGTGTGACCACTGGTGCCTCCAACGACATCATGCGTGCCACCCAGCTGGCGCGGAACATGGTGACCAAGTGGGGGCTGTCGGAGAAGCTCGGTCCGCTGATGTACGCGGAAGAAGAGGGCGAGGTCTTCCTCGGCCGTAGCGCTGGCGGCCAGCACTCCAACATCTCCGGCGAGACGGCGAAGCTGATCGACCAGGAAGTGCGTCGCATCATCGACGATTGCTACGGCACTGCGAAGCGTCTGCTGGAAGAGAATCGCGACAAGCTCGACATGATGGCCGACGCGCTGATGAAGTACGAAACCATCGATGCCGATCAGATCGACGACATCATGGCCGGCCGCGACCCGCGCGAGCCGCGCGACTGGCAGGGCGGCAATTCCGGCTCCTCCGGCTCGGCCACTGCGCCGCGTGACGAGGGCGGTCGCCAGGACAACCCGATTGGCGGTCCTGCCGGCGAACACTGA
- the rlmE gene encoding 23S rRNA (uridine(2552)-2'-O)-methyltransferase RlmE gives MARSKTSHRWLKEHFDDPYVKMAQRDGYRSRASYKLLEIQEKDRILRPGMTVVDLGAAPGGWSQVTSRVIGDKGTLIASDILPMDSIPDVTFIQGDFTEDEVFAQLLEAIGENPVDLVISDMAPNMSGLPAVDMPRAMFLCELALDLCIRVLRPGGDFLIKIFQGEGFDAYHKQVRENFEKVQMRKPLSSRDRSREQYLLARGFRGA, from the coding sequence GTGGCCCGTTCCAAGACTAGCCATCGCTGGCTGAAAGAACATTTCGACGATCCGTACGTGAAGATGGCACAGCGCGACGGTTATCGCTCGCGCGCCAGCTACAAGCTGCTGGAAATCCAGGAGAAGGATCGCATCCTGCGTCCCGGCATGACCGTGGTCGACCTCGGCGCCGCGCCGGGCGGCTGGTCGCAGGTCACCAGTCGGGTGATCGGTGACAAGGGCACGCTGATCGCCTCGGACATCCTGCCGATGGACAGCATCCCGGATGTCACCTTCATCCAGGGTGACTTCACCGAGGACGAAGTTTTCGCCCAGTTGCTCGAGGCCATCGGAGAAAATCCAGTAGACCTTGTGATTTCGGATATGGCCCCCAATATGAGTGGACTGCCCGCCGTGGACATGCCTCGTGCCATGTTCCTCTGCGAGCTGGCCCTGGACCTGTGCATTCGCGTGCTGCGTCCGGGCGGCGATTTCCTGATCAAGATTTTCCAGGGTGAGGGTTTCGACGCTTACCACAAGCAGGTTCGCGAGAACTTCGAGAAGGTGCAGATGCGCAAGCCGCTGTCTTCTCGTGACCGTTCTCGGGAGCAGTATCTGCTCGCACGGGGCTTTCGCGGTGCCTAG
- a CDS encoding YhbY family RNA-binding protein yields MALSQEQKKQFKSIGHHLKPVLTVAENGLSEGVMAELERALNDHELIKVQFRVTERDDRRALIDELCQNGSCELVQTIGKMALIYRRNPKPNKNLSNISRFSGL; encoded by the coding sequence ATGGCGCTCTCTCAGGAGCAGAAAAAGCAGTTCAAATCTATCGGGCATCACCTGAAACCCGTATTGACCGTTGCTGAAAACGGTCTTTCGGAAGGTGTGATGGCCGAGCTTGAGCGCGCGCTCAACGATCATGAACTGATCAAGGTGCAGTTCCGCGTCACCGAACGCGACGACCGTCGCGCGCTGATCGACGAACTTTGCCAGAACGGCAGCTGCGAGCTGGTTCAGACCATCGGCAAGATGGCACTGATCTATCGCCGCAATCCAAAGCCGAACAAGAACCTGTCGAACATCAGCCGCTTCAGCGGCCTCTGA
- a CDS encoding DUF4149 domain-containing protein → MNAGTISWLLAQTFWVGGLWLLQFVVLPALDKIGLAPLLVEAVADALKPLLLGFAGFCVLLQALVLWQARGFAAFTRETRGQLLLTVQVMAAAYFVVRQVAPDAQRWLLFNYLVVALCGLLLVLQPAPGQDERA, encoded by the coding sequence CTGAACGCAGGCACCATCAGTTGGCTGCTGGCCCAGACATTCTGGGTCGGTGGCCTCTGGCTGCTGCAGTTCGTGGTATTGCCGGCGCTGGATAAGATCGGCCTGGCGCCGCTGCTGGTGGAGGCCGTCGCTGACGCGCTGAAGCCGCTGCTGCTGGGGTTTGCCGGATTCTGCGTGCTGCTCCAGGCCCTGGTGCTCTGGCAGGCGCGCGGGTTCGCTGCCTTTACCCGTGAAACGCGGGGGCAATTGCTGCTCACCGTGCAGGTGATGGCGGCGGCTTATTTTGTAGTGCGCCAGGTAGCGCCGGACGCTCAGCGCTGGCTGCTGTTCAACTACCTGGTGGTGGCGCTGTGCGGTCTGCTGCTGGTGCTGCAGCCGGCGCCTGGGCAGGACGAGCGGGCCTGA
- the greA gene encoding transcription elongation factor GreA → MSKFPMTVQGARALEEELKYLKTVLRPQITQAIAEARELGDLKENAEYHAAREQQGMSEARIRDIEAKLSNAQIIDVTTIPHSGKVIFGTTVDIANVETDETVTYQIVGDDEADIKNSKISVNSPIARALIGKTEGDAVLVKTPGGDVEYEIVEVRHA, encoded by the coding sequence ATGAGCAAATTTCCAATGACCGTCCAGGGCGCTCGCGCCCTGGAAGAAGAACTGAAATACCTGAAGACCGTTCTGCGCCCGCAGATCACCCAGGCCATCGCCGAAGCTCGTGAGCTGGGTGACCTCAAGGAAAACGCCGAGTATCACGCGGCCCGCGAGCAGCAGGGTATGTCCGAAGCTCGCATCCGCGACATCGAGGCCAAGCTGTCCAACGCGCAGATCATCGACGTGACCACCATTCCGCACAGCGGCAAGGTGATCTTCGGTACTACCGTGGATATCGCCAACGTCGAGACCGACGAAACCGTGACCTACCAGATCGTCGGCGACGACGAGGCGGACATCAAGAACAGCAAGATCTCGGTCAACTCGCCGATCGCCCGTGCGCTGATCGGCAAGACCGAAGGCGATGCCGTTCTGGTGAAGACTCCGGGCGGCGACGTCGAGTACGAGATCGTTGAAGTCCGCCACGCCTGA
- the carB gene encoding carbamoyl-phosphate synthase large subunit — MPKRTDIKSILILGAGPIVIGQACEFDYSGAQACKALKEEGFRVILVNSNPATIMTDPAMADATYIEPIKWQTVAKIIEKERPDALLPTMGGQTALNCALDLERHGVLEQFGVEMIGANADTIDKAEDRSRFDKAMRDIGLACPRSGIAHTMEEAYGVLEKVNFPCIIRPSFTMGGTGGGIAYNREEFEEICTRGLDLSPTNELLIDESLIGWKEYEMEVVRDKKDNCIIVCAIENFDPMGVHTGDSITVAPAQTLTDKEYQIMRNASLAVLREIGVETGGSNVQFGICPNTGRMVVIEMNPRVSRSSALASKATGFPIAKIAAKLAVGYTLDELQNDITGGRTPASFEPAIDYVVTKIPRFAFEKFPKADARLTTQMKSVGEVMAIGRTFQESVQKALRGLEVGATGFDPKLDLSNPEAESILKRELTVPNADRIWYVADAFRAGKSIAEVFDLTRIDEWFLVQIEDLVKDEERVKTLGLSAIDRDLMLKLKRKGFSDARLATLLGVTEKNLRNHRHKLKVLPVYKRVDTCAAEFATDTAYMYSTYEEECEANPSTRDKIMILGGGPNRIGQGIEFDYCCVHAALAMREDGYETIMVNCNPETVSTDYDTSDRLYFEPVTLEDVLEIVRVEQPKGVIVQYGGQTPLKLCRALEEAGVPIIGTSPDAIDRAEDRERFQQMVQRLNLRQPANATARSEDQALELSKNIGYPMVVRPSYVLGGRAMEIVYQEEELKRYMREAVKVSNDSPVLLDRFLNCAIEVDIDAVCDGETVVIGAIMQHIEQAGVHSGDSACSLPPYSLPAHIQDEIREQVKKMALELGVVGLMNVQMAVQGEDIYVIEVNPRASRTVPFVSKCIGESLAKVAARVMAGKSLAEVGFTQEVIPPYYSVKEAVFPFAKFPGVDPILGPEMKSTGEVMGVGDSFGEAFAKAQLGASEILPNAGCAFISVREDDKPQAVQVARDLVALGFEVVATAGTAKVIEAAGLPVRRVNKVTEGRPHVVDMIKNDEVTLIINTTEGRQSIADSYSIRRNALQHKIYCTTTIAAGQAICEALKFGPEKTVRRLQDLHAGINA; from the coding sequence ATGCCCAAGCGTACAGACATCAAGAGCATCCTGATCCTCGGCGCCGGCCCGATCGTCATCGGCCAGGCCTGTGAGTTCGACTACTCCGGCGCGCAGGCCTGCAAGGCCCTGAAGGAAGAAGGCTTCCGTGTCATCCTGGTGAACTCCAACCCGGCCACCATCATGACCGACCCGGCCATGGCCGACGCCACCTACATCGAGCCGATCAAGTGGCAGACCGTCGCCAAGATCATCGAGAAGGAGCGCCCTGACGCGCTGCTGCCGACCATGGGCGGCCAGACCGCCCTGAACTGCGCCCTGGACCTGGAGCGCCACGGCGTGCTCGAGCAGTTCGGCGTGGAAATGATCGGCGCCAATGCCGACACCATCGATAAGGCCGAAGACCGTTCGCGCTTCGACAAGGCCATGCGCGACATCGGCCTGGCCTGCCCGCGCTCGGGCATCGCCCACACCATGGAAGAAGCCTACGGCGTGCTGGAGAAGGTCAACTTCCCGTGCATCATCCGTCCGTCCTTCACCATGGGCGGCACCGGTGGCGGCATCGCCTACAACCGCGAAGAATTCGAGGAAATCTGCACCCGTGGTCTGGACCTGTCGCCGACCAACGAACTGCTGATCGACGAATCGCTGATCGGCTGGAAGGAATACGAGATGGAGGTTGTCCGCGACAAGAAGGACAACTGCATCATCGTCTGCGCCATCGAGAACTTCGACCCGATGGGCGTGCACACCGGTGACTCGATCACCGTGGCGCCGGCACAGACCCTGACCGACAAGGAATACCAGATCATGCGCAACGCCTCGCTGGCGGTGCTGCGTGAGATCGGCGTGGAAACCGGCGGTTCGAACGTGCAGTTCGGTATCTGCCCGAACACCGGCCGCATGGTCGTGATCGAGATGAACCCGCGCGTATCGCGTTCCTCGGCGCTGGCTTCCAAGGCCACCGGCTTCCCGATCGCCAAGATCGCCGCCAAGCTGGCTGTCGGCTACACCCTCGACGAACTGCAGAACGACATCACCGGCGGCCGCACCCCGGCGTCCTTCGAGCCGGCGATCGACTACGTCGTCACCAAGATCCCGCGTTTCGCCTTCGAGAAATTCCCGAAAGCCGACGCCCGCCTGACCACTCAGATGAAATCCGTGGGTGAAGTCATGGCCATCGGCCGTACCTTCCAGGAGTCCGTGCAGAAAGCCCTGCGCGGCCTGGAAGTCGGCGCCACCGGTTTCGATCCCAAGCTCGACCTGAGCAACCCGGAAGCCGAAAGCATCCTCAAGCGCGAGCTGACCGTGCCCAATGCCGACCGCATCTGGTACGTCGCCGACGCCTTCCGCGCCGGCAAGAGCATCGCCGAAGTCTTCGACCTGACCCGCATCGACGAGTGGTTCCTGGTGCAGATCGAAGACCTGGTCAAGGACGAGGAGCGCGTGAAGACCCTGGGTCTGTCGGCCATCGACCGCGACCTGATGCTCAAGCTCAAGCGCAAGGGCTTCTCCGATGCGCGCCTGGCGACCCTTCTGGGTGTGACCGAGAAGAACCTGCGCAACCATCGCCACAAGCTCAAGGTGCTGCCGGTGTACAAGCGCGTGGACACCTGCGCCGCCGAGTTCGCCACCGACACCGCCTACATGTACTCGACCTACGAGGAAGAGTGCGAAGCCAATCCGTCGACTCGCGACAAGATCATGATCCTGGGCGGCGGTCCGAACCGTATCGGCCAGGGCATCGAGTTCGACTACTGCTGCGTACACGCCGCGCTGGCCATGCGTGAAGACGGTTACGAGACCATCATGGTCAACTGCAACCCGGAAACCGTCTCCACCGACTACGACACGTCCGATCGCCTGTACTTCGAGCCGGTGACCCTGGAAGACGTGCTGGAAATCGTCCGCGTCGAGCAACCCAAGGGCGTCATCGTGCAGTACGGCGGCCAGACCCCGCTGAAACTCTGCCGCGCCCTGGAAGAAGCCGGCGTACCGATCATCGGCACCAGCCCTGACGCCATCGACCGAGCCGAAGATCGCGAGCGCTTCCAGCAGATGGTCCAGCGCCTGAACCTGCGCCAGCCGGCCAACGCCACCGCGCGTAGCGAAGACCAGGCCCTGGAACTGTCGAAGAACATCGGTTACCCGATGGTGGTGCGCCCGTCCTACGTGCTGGGCGGCCGCGCGATGGAAATCGTCTACCAGGAAGAAGAGCTCAAGCGCTACATGCGTGAGGCCGTGAAGGTCTCCAACGACAGCCCGGTGCTGCTGGACCGCTTCCTGAACTGCGCCATCGAAGTCGACATCGATGCGGTGTGCGACGGCGAGACCGTGGTGATCGGCGCGATCATGCAGCACATCGAACAGGCCGGCGTGCACTCCGGTGACTCCGCCTGCTCGCTGCCGCCGTACTCGCTGCCCGCCCACATCCAGGACGAGATCCGCGAGCAGGTCAAGAAGATGGCCCTTGAACTCGGCGTGGTCGGCCTGATGAACGTGCAGATGGCCGTGCAGGGCGAGGACATCTACGTGATCGAGGTGAACCCGCGCGCGTCCCGTACCGTGCCGTTCGTCTCCAAGTGCATCGGCGAGTCCCTGGCGAAAGTTGCGGCCCGCGTCATGGCCGGCAAGTCCCTGGCCGAAGTCGGCTTCACCCAGGAGGTGATCCCGCCGTACTATAGCGTCAAGGAAGCGGTGTTCCCGTTCGCCAAGTTCCCCGGCGTCGACCCGATCCTCGGCCCAGAGATGAAGTCCACTGGCGAGGTGATGGGTGTCGGCGACAGCTTCGGTGAGGCATTCGCCAAGGCCCAGCTGGGCGCCAGCGAAATCCTGCCGAACGCCGGTTGCGCCTTCATCAGCGTCCGCGAGGACGACAAGCCGCAAGCCGTTCAGGTCGCTCGCGATCTGGTCGCGCTGGGCTTCGAGGTAGTCGCTACTGCCGGTACCGCCAAGGTGATCGAGGCTGCCGGCCTGCCGGTGCGTCGCGTGAACAAGGTGACCGAGGGCCGTCCTCACGTGGTCGACATGATCAAGAATGACGAAGTCACCCTGATCATCAATACCACCGAAGGTCGTCAGTCCATCGCTGACTCGTACTCCATCCGTCGAAACGCCCTGCAGCACAAGATCTACTGCACCACCACCATCGCGGCGGGTCAGGCGATCTGTGAGGCGCTCAAGTTCGGTCCCGAGAAGACCGTTCGCCGTCTGCAGGATCTCCATGCAGGAATCAACGCATGA
- the leuE gene encoding leucine efflux protein LeuE translates to MPTLGITDLWTYVLGTLFIVLLPGPNSLFVLATAAQRGVASGYRAASAVFLGDAILMFLSALGIASVLKAEPMLFLGLKYVGAAYLFYLGIGMLRGGWQKLRHPLEAAAAPAKEVDVNQPFRKALLLSLSNPKAILFFISFFIQFVDPGYAYPGLSFLVLGTILEIISALYLSFLIFSGVRLAAWFRRRQRLAAGASSGVGALFVGFGVKLASATLS, encoded by the coding sequence ATGCCGACCCTGGGAATCACCGACCTCTGGACCTACGTCCTGGGTACGTTGTTCATCGTCCTGCTGCCGGGGCCAAACTCGCTGTTCGTCCTCGCCACTGCCGCCCAGCGCGGCGTGGCGTCGGGCTATCGGGCGGCGAGCGCGGTGTTCCTGGGCGATGCGATCCTGATGTTCCTGTCGGCGCTGGGTATCGCCTCGGTCCTCAAGGCCGAGCCAATGCTGTTCCTGGGCCTGAAATACGTCGGTGCCGCTTACCTGTTCTATCTAGGTATCGGCATGCTCCGCGGTGGCTGGCAGAAGCTGCGCCACCCGCTGGAGGCAGCCGCCGCACCGGCCAAGGAAGTGGACGTCAACCAGCCGTTCCGCAAGGCGCTGCTGCTGAGCCTGTCCAACCCCAAGGCGATCCTCTTCTTCATCTCCTTCTTCATCCAGTTCGTCGACCCGGGTTACGCCTACCCCGGCCTGTCGTTCCTGGTGCTGGGCACGATCCTCGAGATCATCAGCGCCCTGTACCTCAGCTTCCTGATTTTCTCCGGTGTGCGTCTGGCGGCCTGGTTCCGTCGGCGGCAACGGCTGGCTGCCGGCGCCTCGAGTGGCGTCGGCGCCCTGTTCGTCGGCTTTGGCGTGAAGCTGGCCAGCGCAACCCTTTCCTGA